A single window of Planctomycetota bacterium DNA harbors:
- a CDS encoding homoserine dehydrogenase, with amino-acid sequence MAPKDSSRPTRLTRVALLGHGTVGRGVVELLADRGGDLRRRTGVGFDVVRVAVRDLARHQAEASTLRMTDDAHDVATAAEADVVVELIGGIEPARTLVLAAIEAGKSVVTANKALIAAHGPELFAAARRAGVVVAFEASCGGGIPIVGSLAGGLVADDHRALVGILNGTSNAILTSMSVRGQSYAEALKEAQDAGFAEADPTLDVNGSDAAQKLSILAGLAFGETIQPDAIHREGIDGLDPRDVAFASELGYVIKLLAVARRDEDDRLAMSVFPGLLPASDPMSDVNGPFNAVAVYGKALGRSLLVGRGAGGMPTAAAVVGDLVSVANGSAKAAFSTLQMLPDVARPADLLDFGLTRHRYYLRLVADDAPGVLADVTRALGNAGISLASVTQREAPSVGGGSVPVIITTHEAREASVRSAVEVLSGLASIKEPPAVLRIVDMPKEPGDHA; translated from the coding sequence GTGGCTCCGAAGGACTCTTCCCGCCCCACCCGCCTCACCCGCGTCGCGCTGCTCGGCCATGGGACCGTCGGCCGCGGCGTCGTGGAGCTGCTGGCGGACCGTGGAGGCGATCTGCGTCGGCGGACCGGCGTCGGGTTCGACGTGGTTCGCGTGGCCGTACGAGACCTGGCACGGCATCAGGCCGAGGCGTCGACGCTTCGAATGACCGACGACGCCCACGACGTCGCGACTGCCGCCGAGGCCGACGTCGTCGTCGAACTCATCGGGGGCATCGAGCCGGCCCGGACGCTCGTGCTGGCCGCGATCGAGGCCGGCAAGTCGGTCGTCACAGCGAACAAGGCCCTCATCGCCGCCCACGGGCCAGAGTTGTTTGCGGCGGCACGCAGGGCAGGCGTGGTCGTCGCCTTCGAGGCCTCGTGCGGCGGCGGGATTCCGATCGTCGGGTCGCTGGCGGGCGGACTCGTCGCCGATGATCACCGGGCCCTGGTCGGCATCCTCAACGGCACCAGCAACGCGATCCTGACGTCGATGAGTGTCCGCGGTCAGAGCTACGCGGAGGCACTCAAGGAAGCCCAGGACGCCGGTTTCGCCGAGGCCGACCCGACGCTCGACGTCAACGGCAGCGACGCCGCTCAAAAGCTGTCGATCCTCGCCGGTCTGGCGTTCGGCGAGACGATTCAGCCCGACGCCATTCACCGCGAAGGCATCGATGGCCTCGACCCGCGCGACGTCGCCTTCGCGAGCGAGCTCGGCTATGTCATCAAGCTCCTGGCCGTCGCTCGTCGCGACGAGGACGATCGGCTGGCGATGAGCGTGTTTCCCGGTTTGCTGCCGGCGAGCGATCCGATGTCGGACGTCAACGGGCCGTTCAACGCGGTGGCGGTCTACGGCAAGGCGCTCGGGCGTAGCTTGCTTGTCGGACGCGGTGCCGGCGGCATGCCGACGGCAGCTGCGGTGGTGGGCGATCTAGTCTCCGTCGCCAACGGCTCAGCGAAGGCTGCCTTTTCAACGCTGCAGATGCTGCCCGACGTCGCACGCCCGGCCGACCTGCTCGACTTCGGCCTGACGCGGCACCGCTACTACCTGCGGCTGGTCGCCGACGACGCACCGGGCGTGTTGGCCGACGTGACGCGGGCGCTCGGCAATGCCGGCATCAGCCTCGCTAGCGTCACGCAGCGCGAGGCACCCAGCGTCGGTGGCGGCAGTGTGCCGGTCATCATC
- a CDS encoding metallophosphoesterase family protein, with product MLAVISDIHGNLEALTAVFAEIDRRGIQDVLCLGDVLGYGPDPLACLDMVRERCRATILGNHDFAVLFEPYNFNTGAESAAYWTRKQLEGETDKALRAERWRFLAALPARREFQQDGRRYQAVHASPRKPINEYVFPDDIYTNPGKFAALFERLGVPTLPPADGEEPAPATRTASATVCFLGHTHVPGVFTQQPDFYSPSEVEGRFTFAEGEKALVNVGSVGQPRDRDPRSSFAILSTTPERGPSVEFVRVEYDIQATKRKVEATGELDNFLGQRLLEGR from the coding sequence ATGCTCGCGGTCATCAGCGACATCCACGGCAATCTCGAGGCGTTGACCGCCGTCTTTGCTGAGATCGATCGGCGGGGCATTCAAGACGTGCTTTGCCTCGGCGACGTCCTTGGCTACGGGCCGGACCCGCTGGCGTGCCTGGACATGGTTCGCGAGCGTTGCCGGGCGACGATCCTGGGCAACCACGACTTCGCGGTCCTGTTCGAGCCGTACAACTTCAACACCGGTGCCGAGTCGGCTGCGTACTGGACGCGAAAGCAGCTGGAGGGCGAGACCGACAAGGCACTCCGGGCAGAGCGGTGGCGCTTCCTTGCCGCTTTGCCGGCTCGGCGCGAGTTCCAGCAGGACGGCCGTCGCTACCAGGCGGTCCACGCGTCGCCGCGCAAGCCGATCAACGAGTACGTCTTCCCCGACGACATCTACACGAATCCCGGCAAGTTCGCCGCACTCTTCGAACGGCTCGGCGTACCGACACTGCCGCCCGCCGACGGCGAGGAGCCAGCACCGGCGACGCGGACAGCCTCGGCAACGGTCTGCTTCCTGGGGCACACGCACGTTCCGGGCGTCTTCACGCAGCAACCCGACTTCTACAGCCCGAGCGAGGTCGAAGGCCGATTCACCTTTGCCGAGGGCGAGAAGGCCCTGGTCAACGTCGGCAGCGTCGGCCAGCCGCGCGATCGTGACCCACGCAGCAGCTTCGCCATCCTCTCCACCACGCCCGAGCGTGGCCCGAGCGTCGAATTCGTTCGCGTCGAGTACGACATCCAGGCGACCAAACGCAAGGTCGAAGCCACCGGCGAACTCGACAACTTCCTCGGGCAGCGGCTCCTGGAAGGACGCTGA
- a CDS encoding YidC/Oxa1 family insertase periplasmic-domain containing protein, whose protein sequence is MGNRRTFALILAFLTFFLVWEIGTNWFAEKMGWETRPIPQERAEDETAQTTTRPAGDDSASSTSTTRPSDDPASVDGLRVEGGTPQTLILGGAVDDPSAYPMRVTVNTVGAGIEEVLLKRYRATLDEPDRYRFEVPYEQDVQATRPMGTRTVTIDGQELDLSGVAWRIDPEKTDERQTRLFVNVFDGDRHVAQILKTIRLFAIDEPLENGVTNHGGYELLVRQTVRNVSDRSFDVATTINGPTTPPRELEAGYDRTVLRGQLNESGNVRYEAEQVEAFDDDEPTRRYLLADEDLAWIGSGTIYFNAIARPEKRDQFRRFVAEAVNPDSPKPERLVAIRMETHEEQVAAGDKFAVPLRVFLGPKKRDLLEGNYYSAGGIRYDSTLISPFGCTWCVFQPVVDILVLLLSFFHALFGDWGLAIICLVILVRTALHPITKRSQKNLMKMSKLAPKIQAAKEKYGDDKEKMAQAMAELAPEQTQALLLGCLPMLLQTPIWIALYSTLQATFALRHEPFLYGWTWIDDLSKPDHLIEFEQRIELIFGIGISGLNLLPLLMGLVFYIQMKLQPTPTATMTDEQKAQQKLIQVMMVTVFPIFLYSMPSGLNLYILTSTTIGIIETKLIRRNIRLEDEALEKAEAEGKPVPEKPKGPIGRRLDEFKKTVASRVAEAQKQAQAMQAAQKNQKGRKR, encoded by the coding sequence ATGGGCAATCGACGCACCTTCGCCCTCATCCTGGCCTTCCTGACGTTCTTCCTGGTCTGGGAGATCGGCACCAACTGGTTCGCCGAAAAAATGGGCTGGGAGACGCGGCCGATCCCGCAGGAGCGGGCCGAGGACGAGACCGCACAGACCACCACGCGACCCGCCGGCGACGACTCGGCGAGCTCGACGTCCACGACGCGCCCGTCGGACGATCCCGCCAGTGTCGATGGCCTCCGCGTCGAGGGTGGGACGCCGCAGACGCTCATCCTCGGCGGAGCCGTCGACGACCCGTCGGCCTATCCGATGCGGGTCACCGTCAACACCGTCGGTGCAGGCATCGAAGAGGTGCTGCTGAAGCGCTACCGGGCCACGCTCGACGAGCCCGATCGCTACCGGTTCGAGGTGCCGTACGAGCAGGACGTCCAGGCCACCCGGCCGATGGGCACGCGGACGGTCACCATCGACGGCCAAGAGCTCGACCTGTCCGGCGTGGCGTGGAGAATTGATCCCGAGAAGACGGACGAGCGTCAGACCCGGCTCTTCGTGAACGTCTTCGACGGAGACCGACACGTCGCCCAGATTCTCAAGACAATCCGCCTCTTTGCGATCGACGAGCCGCTGGAAAACGGAGTCACGAACCACGGCGGCTACGAACTGCTCGTCCGGCAGACCGTCCGAAACGTCTCCGATCGCAGCTTCGACGTCGCCACCACGATCAACGGCCCCACCACGCCGCCACGCGAGCTCGAGGCCGGCTACGACCGCACCGTCCTTCGCGGGCAGCTCAACGAATCCGGCAACGTCCGCTACGAGGCCGAGCAGGTCGAGGCATTCGACGACGACGAGCCAACTCGGCGCTATCTGCTCGCCGACGAGGACCTGGCGTGGATCGGCAGCGGCACGATCTACTTCAACGCGATCGCCCGGCCTGAGAAGCGCGACCAGTTCCGCCGATTCGTCGCCGAGGCCGTCAATCCCGACAGCCCGAAACCGGAACGCCTCGTCGCGATCCGCATGGAGACGCACGAGGAGCAGGTCGCCGCCGGCGACAAGTTCGCCGTGCCTCTTCGCGTCTTCCTCGGCCCGAAGAAGCGCGACCTGCTCGAAGGCAACTACTACTCGGCCGGCGGCATTCGCTACGACTCGACGCTCATCAGCCCGTTCGGCTGCACGTGGTGCGTCTTCCAGCCGGTCGTCGACATCCTGGTCCTTCTGCTGAGCTTCTTCCACGCGCTCTTCGGCGACTGGGGCCTAGCGATCATTTGCCTGGTCATCCTGGTTCGCACCGCTCTGCACCCGATCACCAAGCGGTCGCAGAAGAACCTGATGAAGATGAGCAAGCTGGCCCCCAAGATCCAGGCGGCCAAGGAGAAGTACGGCGACGACAAAGAGAAGATGGCCCAGGCGATGGCCGAACTCGCCCCCGAGCAGACGCAGGCGCTGCTACTCGGCTGTCTGCCGATGCTCCTGCAGACGCCCATCTGGATCGCCCTCTACTCGACGCTCCAGGCAACCTTCGCACTGCGTCACGAACCGTTCCTCTACGGCTGGACGTGGATCGACGACCTGTCGAAGCCGGACCACCTGATCGAGTTCGAGCAGCGGATCGAGCTGATCTTCGGCATCGGCATCAGCGGGCTGAACCTCCTGCCGCTGCTGATGGGCCTGGTCTTCTACATCCAGATGAAGCTCCAGCCCACGCCGACGGCCACGATGACCGACGAGCAGAAGGCCCAGCAGAAGCTGATCCAGGTGATGATGGTGACGGTCTTCCCGATCTTCCTCTACAGCATGCCCAGTGGGCTGAACCTGTACATCCTGACGAGCACGACGATCGGCATCATCGAGACCAAGCTGATCCGGCGAAACATCCGCCTGGAAGACGAAGCCCTTGAGAAGGCAGAGGCCGAAGGCAAGCCGGTTCCCGAAAAGCCCAAAGGTCCGATCGGCCGCCGCCTCGACGAGTTCAAGAAGACCGTCGCCTCCCGCGTCGCCGAAGCCCAGAAACAGGCCCAGGCCATGCAGGCCGCCCAGAAGAACCAGAAGGGTCGCAAGCGGTAA